Part of the Lichenicola cladoniae genome is shown below.
CGCCGGCGCGGCATTTCCAGTCGTTGGTCTTGCCGTTCATGAGATTTTTCTGGAACAGCCGGTAGTTCAGGGTATGGACGATCGACGGTGAGATCTTCGTGACAAGCTCGTAGGCCTGCATCTGGTCCGAACTGAGGGGCTTCAACGTGCCCGTATGGTCGTGCAGCACCCCCACGGAATGCTGAAGGCCATATTTTGCCGCGGTCCTCGCGACCGTCACGACGTCCTGCGTCCGCTCGTTGGTGACACCCAGGACCGAGTTCACGTTCACCTTGAAGCGCGCATGCTGCTGCAGCAGCGCCAGCTTTCCTTCGACCGAGGAGAGGCTTTTCATCGAGACGTCGTCGGGCTCGAGGTTGTCGATGCTGATCTGCATGCCCTGCAGGCCGGCCTCGTTGAGACGGTCGATCCAGCTCCGGCTCAGCCGGAAGCCGTTCGTGATCATGGTCACGATCATCCCGTGCCTGCGGGCTGCAGCGATCGCCTTGTCGAGTTCCGGATGCAGCAAGGGTTCGCCGCCGGTGAAGGTGATGGAAGCGGTTTTCAACATCGCCAGATGATCAATCCAGCGGAGGAGATCGGCGAGCGGCACGGGTGGTGAAACCGCGTCGTATTCATTGCAGTAGCCACAGGCGAGATTGCAACGCCGCGTAACGACCACCTGAGCCAGCAGCGGATTGTAGCGTGATCCGATGACCCGGCCCAGGAAGCGAGCCCCGGAGACGAGGCTGCCGAGGCGATGCGAGGACCTGGTGCCTGCGACGATGGTCTTTGTGCTATCGGCCGGGCGGGGTGGGCTCAAAGCGTGGTTCCTTTGCGGTATGGGCGTCTCAGGTGGCTGATCTGACTCCGAAGATCACTGCCCAATGACTAGGCTATCATAGTAAGCTTCGAGTTTCTCGTTCTGCCGATTGGCATCGAAATGCTGCTCCACGAAGGCGCGAGCGCGCACCCCCATCCGTTGTCGGAGCAGCGGCTCGTCGAGGAGGTCGCTCATTCGCCGAGTGAGTGCTTCCGGATCTCGTGCCGGCACAAGGAAGCCTGTCTCCCCGTCGATCACGGCTTCAGCGATCCCTCCGACATCCGATCCTACTACAGGTACGCCGGTCGCCGCGGCTTCCAAAAGCACCATGCCCAAGCCTTCGACACGCCCGGACGAGGTGAGGATGCTGGGCAGGACCAGCATCGCCGCCTTCCGCATCCACTGAGTGACCTGAGTGAATGGAAGTGCACCGAGAAAAACGACATGATCGCTCAACTCCAGGGTTGCCACCAGCCGGGATAGAGAGCGGCGCAACGGGCCGTCACCGATGATCACCAGGCGGGCGCCAGGATGCCGGCGGCGCAGCATCTTGAAGGCCTGGATCAAATAACGCGTACCTTTCATCTCCACCAGTCGGGCGACGTGAAGGATCGTCAGTGTTTCTTCCGAACGATCGCGTGGCATTACCGTCGTCGGATCCACACCGGTGTAGTGAACGTGGGTACGCGCCTCGGGAAATCCCATGGCAAGAACCCGGTTCCGGATGAAGGTGGATGAGCACAGGAACAGATCGCCCTGACGGGCCAGCCGGCGGCGGAACAGCGGAAAGTTTGCCCAGGCTGGAGAACACAGCAGGGCAGCGGTCGACAGGGTCGCGTCAAAGCCGTGAAAGGTGGTGACAAGCGGGATGCCAAGGCGACGGGCCAGCGGCAGGGCATACACGCCGTCGGTGCCGAAATGGGCGTGGATCAGCAGCGGCCTGACACCCTGTAGCACTCTCAGGTAGGGTCGAGGGTCCCGGCTGATCACCTGCCAGCCGATCTCCGGCAATGTTCGCCATCGCCCTGCATCGCGTAACGCGAAGGCCTGAGCCCCGGGAGGGGTTTCGCCGTAGCGTAGCCGCCCCAGATACGAGGCACGATACCGCCGAAGCCCCTCCGCCTGCTGGGTAATGAAGGGTTCCGATATCCTGAACAGGTTCTGGCGGAACACGATGATGTCCCGCTTGCCGACCGTGTCGGGCGCCATATCGGCGGGCGTCATCTTGCTCAAGAGCCTGCCATGCCTGGAGGTCCAGCAGCTTCGGAAAGTCGCCGAACGTGCGCGTGGGCGGCGTATAACATGATTGCAGCGTTGAGCAAGACACCATCGAAAGCAGTTCGATGTCGTGGCACCTTTATGAAATCTACGCTAACGAAGCCTAACACGCTAGACAGCGGCTGGATGACCATTCGAGTCCTGCACAAAGCACGGTGCCTGCTGCTTTAGACGTCTTACCTCGGGAGCTCAGACCTTGTTTTCTTGGTGACGAACATAACAAGGTTCCGTAAATGTTCAGACCGCTGGGCGTGGATAGTGAAGGCAATTTTATGGTAACGTCCGGACCGGCGGTATGACGATCCCGCAGAGACTTCATTTTTGCTGGATCGGTCCTTCGCTCCCCTGGGCCTATGCGTTCGCCGTGCTGTCCGCGGCCAAGCGCGGCGAGCTCGAGGAGGTCGTCCTCCACCATACCGATCTACTCGACGACAGCGCCCAGGTGGAGGCGCTCAGGCGTACACATGGTATCCGCCTGTCGCGGATCGACCCGACCGCGTGCCTGTCGGAAACCGCCCGCGGTCTCGGGCTTGGCGACGGCCTGATTGATCTCTACGAACGCCTGGATAAGCCGGTCATGCGATCGGATGTTCTCAGGGCCGCAATCTTGTACATGAATGGCGGAATTTATGCCGATCTTGACACAATAACGGTTGCGTCACTGCTGCCTCTGACCGAAGCCGCGGCGTTCGTCGGCTCGGAATTCATCGTTTGGCCTCCGTCCGCACGGTTGTCGCGCTCGCCCATGGTGCTGGGACGCCATCTTCTACTCGATCTGATCAGGAAGGTTCTTCGGCAGATGCCCGGCGGCTGGCGTCCGTTTCGCCGGTTCGAGAGGTTCTATGTACGAAGATTGAATAACGCGATCATGGGAGCCGAGGCGAAATCTCCGCTCCTCGCCGCCTACCTGACTGCAATGGTGGACCTTCCACAGGACCGCGCCTTGCAGCCCTACGCATTGGGGCCACATCTGCTGAACGAGGTCGTGCAGCGGTCCGATCCGGGTTTGCTGGTCGTCCCGGAGCCGCGGGTCTTCTCTCCCCTTGCGCCTGAAATCTCGGCGCACTGGTTCCGGACAGGTCGAACAGTCCCCTTGGCCGCCATCCTCTCGACGGAAACGCGGATCGTGCACTGGTATGCTTCGGTTCGCACGCACGCGAGGGTGGCCTCGATTACACCCGAGTCCGTGCTGAAAAACAGACACCGCCAGCTCTACAGCGCGCTCGTCTGTTCCTGCATCGACACTCTGCCAAGCCTGGCATGAGCCGAGACCAAGCCGGCTTGCCGCCCTGCCGTCGTCGCGTCGAAAGCGCCGATAAACTATCGACATCGTATCCAGGAAACCGTTGATGAAATGTCTAATCGTCGCCGCAGGGCAGGGATCGAGGCTCAGGGAAAAGACCGATCTCAAGCCGTTGATCCCGTTGCGTGGCGTTCCACTGATAGAACGGGTGATCTCCGGTGCGCGTCATGCCGGTATCGACGAGTTCCTGGTAGTGAGCGGCTATCGGGGCGACGAACTGCGAAAACACCTCGACAGCCTTGGCAAGCAAGATGGCATTCGGATCGAGCACGTCATCAACGACGAGTGGAACCGGGCCAACGGGGTTTCGCTGCTCAAAGCGAAACCTTATCTGAGTGAGCCGTTCGTCCTGTCCATGTGCGACCATCTGGTCGATCCGGATATCCTTCGCGGCTTGATCTCGGCGGCGGTCGAACCCGACCGGGTGACCCTGGCGGTCGATTTCGATATCGCGAATCCTCTGAACGATCCGCTGGACGTGACGCGCGTCAAGTGCAACGCCGGTCGGATCGAGACCATCGGCAAGCTTCTGCCGGATTTCGACGCCTTCGACACAGGTATTTTCCTGTGCAATCCCATCATTTTCGCAGGGTTGGAAGAAAGCCAGTCCGCCGGCGACGATAGCATATCGGGCGCAATGAACGTTCTGGCCCGATGGCAGAAGGCCTTTGTCTTCGATATCCAAGGGAAGGTGTGGATCGACGTCGACGATCCAGCCGACGTCGAGAAGGCGGAAAAGCTGCTCGATAGCGGCAAGCTATAGAGGCTCCCCAATTGATTGTTATCGCCTTCTATCAATGGGAGTGGGTTGACGTGGACAGTGCCGAGCCGATCAGGCGCAACTCTGAAATAGAGGATCCAACCAACCTGTATTGTGTCCACCCGATCTCGAATCGGCTGACTCCGCTGTTTGCGCGGATCGGTATCGTGCCGAATGCCGTGTCGATTACGGGCATGGTTTTCGGCGTCGGCTCGGGGTTTGCCTATTATCGTTATCAAGACACATGGTTTGCGATCGCAGGCTTCGTCCTGATGTTCGCCTGGCACGTGATGGACGGCGTCGATGGCCAACTGGCACGCCTGACGGGCGCGCAGTCACCGTTCGGGAAAGTCCTCGATGGCATATGCGACTATGTCACATTTACGTCCGTCTACATCGGTCTCGCCCTGGCGCTGGCCCCGCAGCATGGGAGCTGGGTGTGGGCACTGGTGCTCGTGGCAGGGCTTTTTCACGCAATCCAGGCTGCGGTCTACGAGGTGCAACGTCAGGAATACAATTTCTGGGGACGTGCCCAGAAGTCTGCCGAATTCAGGTTGGTCAGTGGCCCCCCGCCTGGATCTGGAAGGTCTCCGGTCCTGGAGCATATCGCAAACCGACTTCATTCTATTTACCTGAACGTGCAGCTTCTTCCACTTGGCTTCAACGCCGCCTTCCGGACGAAGCTCGATGATGCTTTGCGCTCGCGCCAGGGTCACGATGCATCGATCAGGCAGATCTACCGTCAGGTGTTCGCGCCCGCTGTACGCACATGGTCAGTGATGTCGGCGAACTACCGGACTCTCGCTATATTTGTCTTCAGCATCATTGGTCGCCCGATGTATTATTTCTATTTCGAGATCTTCGGCCTGACACTCGTGATGTGTATCCTGTTGAAGCGCCAACGACTGCTATACACGAGGTTCTTCAAACGCCTGGAGGCGA
Proteins encoded:
- a CDS encoding radical SAM protein — its product is MSPPRPADSTKTIVAGTRSSHRLGSLVSGARFLGRVIGSRYNPLLAQVVVTRRCNLACGYCNEYDAVSPPVPLADLLRWIDHLAMLKTASITFTGGEPLLHPELDKAIAAARRHGMIVTMITNGFRLSRSWIDRLNEAGLQGMQISIDNLEPDDVSMKSLSSVEGKLALLQQHARFKVNVNSVLGVTNERTQDVVTVARTAAKYGLQHSVGVLHDHTGTLKPLSSDQMQAYELVTKISPSIVHTLNYRLFQKNLMNGKTNDWKCRAGARYLYVAEDGKVHWCSQQRGYPGIPLLEYTRDDLRREYNTEKSCSATCTLSCVHQMSMFDRYRGAQTSHSAAMARA
- a CDS encoding glycosyltransferase produces the protein MTPADMAPDTVGKRDIIVFRQNLFRISEPFITQQAEGLRRYRASYLGRLRYGETPPGAQAFALRDAGRWRTLPEIGWQVISRDPRPYLRVLQGVRPLLIHAHFGTDGVYALPLARRLGIPLVTTFHGFDATLSTAALLCSPAWANFPLFRRRLARQGDLFLCSSTFIRNRVLAMGFPEARTHVHYTGVDPTTVMPRDRSEETLTILHVARLVEMKGTRYLIQAFKMLRRRHPGARLVIIGDGPLRRSLSRLVATLELSDHVVFLGALPFTQVTQWMRKAAMLVLPSILTSSGRVEGLGMVLLEAAATGVPVVGSDVGGIAEAVIDGETGFLVPARDPEALTRRMSDLLDEPLLRQRMGVRARAFVEQHFDANRQNEKLEAYYDSLVIGQ
- a CDS encoding glycosyltransferase, yielding MTIPQRLHFCWIGPSLPWAYAFAVLSAAKRGELEEVVLHHTDLLDDSAQVEALRRTHGIRLSRIDPTACLSETARGLGLGDGLIDLYERLDKPVMRSDVLRAAILYMNGGIYADLDTITVASLLPLTEAAAFVGSEFIVWPPSARLSRSPMVLGRHLLLDLIRKVLRQMPGGWRPFRRFERFYVRRLNNAIMGAEAKSPLLAAYLTAMVDLPQDRALQPYALGPHLLNEVVQRSDPGLLVVPEPRVFSPLAPEISAHWFRTGRTVPLAAILSTETRIVHWYASVRTHARVASITPESVLKNRHRQLYSALVCSCIDTLPSLA
- a CDS encoding phosphocholine cytidylyltransferase family protein, coding for MKCLIVAAGQGSRLREKTDLKPLIPLRGVPLIERVISGARHAGIDEFLVVSGYRGDELRKHLDSLGKQDGIRIEHVINDEWNRANGVSLLKAKPYLSEPFVLSMCDHLVDPDILRGLISAAVEPDRVTLAVDFDIANPLNDPLDVTRVKCNAGRIETIGKLLPDFDAFDTGIFLCNPIIFAGLEESQSAGDDSISGAMNVLARWQKAFVFDIQGKVWIDVDDPADVEKAEKLLDSGKL
- a CDS encoding CDP-alcohol phosphatidyltransferase family protein yields the protein MDSAEPIRRNSEIEDPTNLYCVHPISNRLTPLFARIGIVPNAVSITGMVFGVGSGFAYYRYQDTWFAIAGFVLMFAWHVMDGVDGQLARLTGAQSPFGKVLDGICDYVTFTSVYIGLALALAPQHGSWVWALVLVAGLFHAIQAAVYEVQRQEYNFWGRAQKSAEFRLVSGPPPGSGRSPVLEHIANRLHSIYLNVQLLPLGFNAAFRTKLDDALRSRQGHDASIRQIYRQVFAPAVRTWSVMSANYRTLAIFVFSIIGRPMYYFYFEIFGLTLVMCILLKRQRLLYTRFFKRLEATS